The following DNA comes from Rosa rugosa chromosome 5, drRosRugo1.1, whole genome shotgun sequence.
CTATCTAGGTGCTGGAAACTAATGGATCGAACTGATGAAGTAGTCTATTTAAATGCGTCCCAAATTTCTACCTTAGGCATGCAATGTGCAGATATATTTTTCCTACAGGTCCTTGCTCTACTGATTACTTTTGAATATGATGAGTAATGTATGGAAGGGtagttttctattttatttatatGGGATTCAAGAAAAATGTAATGAACTGGTGACTCATGCGAAATGCTTTAATTCAAATAGGCTGACATCTGCCAGTTTGGAATGGATAAGCGGGAAGTGAACATTCTTGCAAGAGAGTACTGTGATGAAATCCAGAGGAAGAACAAGCCTATTGTCTTGTCACACCGTAATTAACATCCTAATCTGCTATAGATTACTTAATTGTAATGCTAAATGTTCTGtcttacattttttttattgatgattTGCAGATATATTACCCGGTTTGAAGGAAGGGCAGGGGAAAATGTCAAAGAAGATTCCCGATTCTGCCATATTCATGAACGATAATGAGGTACATTGCTGCTAAAGGTGTTAAGCTTTTCTTGTATGAATTTGATCTTTGACATGACTGAATCTCTCTTAGGCTGAAGTAAATCGGAAGATAGAGGAAGCTTTCTGCCCTGAAAAGGTTGTTGAAGGGAATCCATGTTTGGAGTACATTAAGTACCTCATTTTCCCTTGGTTTAATGGATTGGTTGTGGAGCAAATTGAACAGGATGGTGGAGTTAGGTAGGTTTAACTGActctatatttttcatagaagtGATTTTGCTTATTCACCCCGTGAGCTTTCTTCCTGGAACATATTTAAGTAACTGTTCTGTTTTTGCCTCACAACTCAGGACCTTCAAAAGCTTTGAAGATTTGATTGTTCATTATCAATGTGGTATTCTACAACCAGATGACCTTAAAGTGGCTTTATCCAAAGCCATTAACAAAATATTGCAGGTAACACACATGCCATGgcttttgatttttgttatgGTTAATCTCTATTTCATGGCTATAACTTATGATGGTTAAAGATTGCGAACGTCATCTGTAGGTTCAAAGGATACTTTGCCATTACATTAGACCTGTCTTCTGGAACTCCACTGTCGGTTATATTATTTACTGCTAGCTAACTTTGTTTTTCGTACTGCAGCCCGTAAGAAACCACTTTGAGGATAATGATACAGCTAAACAGCTCTTACAAAGTGTTTTGGTATGTTTCTATTTTGCCTTTCGATTACATTAATCCAAATTAATTCAATGTTAGCCAAGAGTATAAGGACGGGCGAAAAACTCAACCTACATTTTCTCTGGTTTTGTAGAGCTATGAAGTCTCCGGTTGATGATTGTAACGGCCGGTGTTTTGAAGATGCACAGTTTAGCATTATGAAGACCTATTGTCGGAATCTGTACATTACTGTTTTCATAGAGAAGTTGCcatttttgttttggatttgtttacGATGTAATgtaatcagaaatttcattgaAGGAGTTCAAACGTAATGTACCCTGTTCAAACAGAGGAATAAAATTGGCATGGTGCATCTGTAAAATTGGAATCCGTATATAACACAATGAACAGAATTTAGAGCGAAGCTAGCTTATTgcataataaataaaattggaCACTGTACAATGTTTAAGGAAAGCCTCAATTAAAGCTTTTCTCAGCTTTTGTAGGACTATAAACACCATGTGGCCACTGTAATGGAGATTATGTTTCTAAGGAGACTGTTCGATTTTAATTCAGAAATTAGAGATCTTCTCGTACTGTGAAGTCCAATTTCATATTTTGGTACAATGTAGGATCATTCTT
Coding sequences within:
- the LOC133709018 gene encoding tyrosine--tRNA ligase 1, cytoplasmic-like, coding for MANLAIVDNNNVNVKTSSTSNSSTTILSRMNIHNKYRMVRSVGEDCSEEKELKTLIANKPEPICFKRFQPSGLMHIAEGIMEVMNVNKLTNAGCRVKILIGDQLARMNKKLGGDMEKIETVGLYMIEVWKAMGMNLKDGKVEILWSSKEIGSRVNEYLDLVSDITDKNSLARLKRCWKLMDRTDEVVYLNASQISTLGMQCADIFFLQADICQFGMDKREVNILAREYCDEIQRKNKPIVLSHHILPGLKEGQGKMSKKIPDSAIFMNDNEAEVNRKIEEAFCPEKVVEGNPCLEYIKYLIFPWFNGLVVEQIEQDGGVRTFKSFEDLIVHYQCGILQPDDLKVALSKAINKILQPVRNHFEDNDTAKQLLQSVLSYEVSG